One genomic region from Strix uralensis isolate ZFMK-TIS-50842 chromosome 19, bStrUra1, whole genome shotgun sequence encodes:
- the LOC141952248 gene encoding CMRF35-like molecule 7: MSGVRSWKMRIFLVWTLFSGGWAVTGPTHVMAKQGSSLAVSCSYKPGYELYSKYWCRPRFLWFCFTYIAHTNGSEVTVTQDGVSIRDNHMARSFTVTLSGVTPSDAGWYSCGLSNTLWFNLRHNIEVMVSAAISTTSEGSNVSPLVTNFLGPMNSEEPPVLSPLSVTHLLLFLSVKASVVLALVCGAAWVRSRCRSCDRENLQLFEMTGSTRAPGCPPAPTTSEPQERPPAPLPPTLPALCSPSQLPCTRSCSALGASPPVKPWPLLAAPALERGSLGVQRAGVC; the protein is encoded by the exons ATGTCGGGAGTGAGAAGCTGGAAAATGAGGATTTTCCTGGTTTGGACCCTTTTCTCAG GTGGCTGGGCAGTGACGGGCCCCACGCACGTGATGGCCAAGCAGGGCAGCTCGCTGGCAGTGTCCTGCAGCTACAAGCCAGGCTACGAGCTCTACTCCAAGTACTGGTGCCGCCCAAGATTCCTCTGGTTTTGCTTCACCTACATCGCCCACACCAACGGCTCGGAGGTGACAGTGACACAGGATGGCGTGTCCATCAGGGACAACCACATGGCACGCTCGTTCACGGTGACGCTGAGCGGTGTCACGCCGAGTGATGCAGGCTGGTACTCCTGCGGGTTGAGTAATACACTGTGGTTCAACCTGCGGCACAACATCGAGGTGATGGTCTCTGCAG CTATTTCAACCACATCCGAGGGCAGCAACGTGAGCCCATTGGTCACCAACTTCCTGGGCCCCATGAACTCTGAGGAGCCTCCAGTGCT GTCCCCGCTCAGCGTCACCcacctcctgctcttcctcaGCGTGAAGGCGTCCGTGGTGCTGGCCCTGGTGTGTGGGGCTGCCTGGGTGAGGAGCCGGTGCAGGAGCTGTGACCGGGAAAACCTGCAGCTCTTTGAGATGACCGGCAGCACCAGGGCACCGGGCTGCCCACCTGCCCCAACCACCTCAGAGCCACAGGAGCGTCCTCCTGCCCCCTtgccccccaccctgccagcGCTGTGCTCCCCATCACAGCTGCCCTGCACCAGGAGCTGCTCGGCTCTGGGTGCTTCTCCCCCTGTGAAGCCTTGGCCCCTCCTGGCAGCCCCTGCGCTGGAGAGGGGCAGTTTGGGGGTGCAGAGAGCCGGCGTCTGCTGA
- the LOC141952163 gene encoding CMRF35-like molecule 6 isoform X1, translated as MGLLLLLAGVLLPGRAEGPQGRKPHTGPAPWGRRCQGGGSTPAAPCVSTGCWAVRGPSTVWGYVGGSLSVKCTYRAGHEMKPKFWCYPGTLYTCAAYIIITSSLQPAVQRDRFSIRDNRTRQEFTVTMEGLAEGDAGTYVCGVRMRAFKADERHFVKVIVAPAPTLSPAPALPPSIPRPPATGTDAPRGSPGSFRYFPVLAGLQVLALLAMSGAVLWASLRG; from the exons ATggggctcctgctgctgctcgctggggtgctgctgccagGTAGGGCTGAGGGACCCCAGGGCCGCAAGCCCCACACTGGACCAGCCCCATGGGGCAGGAGGTGTCAGGGTGGCGGCAGCACTCCCGCAGCTCCATGTGTCTCCACAGGCTGCTGGGCAGTGAGGGGGCCCAGCACCGTATGGGGATACGTAGGAGGGTCCCTCTCGGTGAAGTGCACATACCGGGCCGGCCACGAGATGAAGCCCAAATTCTGGTGCTATCCGGGAACACTTTACACCTGTGCTGCTTACATCATCATCACCTCGAGTCTGCAGCCCGCGGTGCAGCGGGACCGATTCTCCATCCGGGACAATCGCACACGGCAGGAGTTCACGGTGACCATGGAGGGTCTGGCCGAGGGGGACGCGGGCACCTACGTCTGTGGGGTGCGAATGAGAGCATTCAAGGCTGATGAGCGTCACTTTGTGAAGGTGATCGTGGCCCCAG CCCCGACGCTCAGCCCGGCCCCCGCCCTCCCTCCGAGCATCCCCCGGCCGCCAGCCACGGGCACGGACGCTCCTCGGGGGAGCCCCGGCTCCTTCCGTTACTTCCCGGTGCTGGCCGGGCTGCAGGTGCTGGCGCTGCTCGCCATGAGCGGGGCCGTGCTGTGGGCCAGCCTGCGGGGCTGA
- the LOC141952163 gene encoding CMRF35-like molecule 6 isoform X2: MGLLLLLAGVLLPGCWAVRGPSTVWGYVGGSLSVKCTYRAGHEMKPKFWCYPGTLYTCAAYIIITSSLQPAVQRDRFSIRDNRTRQEFTVTMEGLAEGDAGTYVCGVRMRAFKADERHFVKVIVAPAPTLSPAPALPPSIPRPPATGTDAPRGSPGSFRYFPVLAGLQVLALLAMSGAVLWASLRG, from the exons ATggggctcctgctgctgctcgctggggtgctgctgccag GCTGCTGGGCAGTGAGGGGGCCCAGCACCGTATGGGGATACGTAGGAGGGTCCCTCTCGGTGAAGTGCACATACCGGGCCGGCCACGAGATGAAGCCCAAATTCTGGTGCTATCCGGGAACACTTTACACCTGTGCTGCTTACATCATCATCACCTCGAGTCTGCAGCCCGCGGTGCAGCGGGACCGATTCTCCATCCGGGACAATCGCACACGGCAGGAGTTCACGGTGACCATGGAGGGTCTGGCCGAGGGGGACGCGGGCACCTACGTCTGTGGGGTGCGAATGAGAGCATTCAAGGCTGATGAGCGTCACTTTGTGAAGGTGATCGTGGCCCCAG CCCCGACGCTCAGCCCGGCCCCCGCCCTCCCTCCGAGCATCCCCCGGCCGCCAGCCACGGGCACGGACGCTCCTCGGGGGAGCCCCGGCTCCTTCCGTTACTTCCCGGTGCTGGCCGGGCTGCAGGTGCTGGCGCTGCTCGCCATGAGCGGGGCCGTGCTGTGGGCCAGCCTGCGGGGCTGA